The Primulina eburnea isolate SZY01 chromosome 12, ASM2296580v1, whole genome shotgun sequence genome includes the window AGAAAACCTTGTGTACCTGCATGATTTACTTACCGTATAAATTAATTCACACTATTtgtgtgcataaaaatataatttagtgttctaaaaaaattattaagtaagtataaatttattaaaattaattctaggctatttaaggatctttttttttatttattttttccatttttattGAATGGTATTTTTACAATATATATTGGTATATCTGGGTTACTAATAAAATAGGTTAGTCTATGCTAGGTTGTTTCTCTTCATATTTCAATATCATTAGATCATGTGAGTCTCTCACATTTTTATGAAAgttgatatatgttgatgatccaGGGACTAACATCTGGCAGAATTAATACTTCAAGTATATCAGataataatcataattaaatGGTTGACGATTTAACTTCAAAGGTCTTGCTTAATGTAATAGTATCATAATTCAGAATATTatagaaattaaaatatatttaatggaAATTATAAAACAAGCAAGATGCTGGCAACTAAATTAAGTTTGTGATTTTGTATGTACTTTTTTTTTACCACAAAATTTGTAATATCATTGAGATTGAGAAATATTGATTTCAAGATTTACAAACCAATAAAGATAATCAAAAGAAGTTAGGGTGATAAATAACAAAAGACGTCAGTAAATTTGCAACGATTCGACTGTGCATGTGAAGTCAAAAGCATAATCGTCTTTAAATTCAAATTCTAGACTATAAGATGATCAGTACATCCCAACATTAAATTCTGGAACGTTCAACCATGCATGTGGGTTGATTCGATATTGGCCGATGAGTAATGCCCTAACCCATTGAAATCGTGATATGTGTCCAGTTAAttagtttaatttttaattattttttacctTGATTTTTTATTTCCCCCCATCTTCAACCACCCTAGTTCACCCTTAGTTAATTTTCAAATCTCAAAACTGAGAACCAGGCACGGCATCATTACATCTAATGCAGTTGCTCATTTACAGATTCAATATCATCGTAAATGGCAATTGTAGTTTTGTAAGTAACGTTTTGGATCATTTATTCTTGTAATTTGTTTCTGTTTGGTTTGCTTctaatttagattttttttgtcattttttacTCGAAACCACTAAATacacaaaatattatttattttccatCAACGTTATAATCTTACATGACTCATGTGACGAGAACAAAATCTATATTatacatattaaaatatatctaaataaaaataaacaataagttttttcttctcattttgaaatattgaatGTCGTTTtgacttatttttatttttttagatttattttaACGTGTgtaatatatgtttattttcgTTACAAAAGTTATGTCAGAGATCATTCGTGTCGAATAAGCAATATTCGATTATTTATTGACTTATAGCgaaaatcaaatatattaaagttacatgactaaaacttaaaatatgtcgatttaatatgtcaatttACATAACTGAAATtgcaatttttcaaaataaaaaaatcaccaAATAGTAGTGATTATTTCCTTTTTATGCGTTCACCAAATAAACAAATTCAACAAAATCTACACTAATTATTTCCAATACTCAGTGCATGTTCGATTCTTCTTGTTTCCTTCAtccttttggtttttttttacttaaattTGAAACAAGGCCTATTCTTTCTAGTTTCTTCCTCTTAAGATTTATATCAAACGAAAAAGTTTAGTATATGTGTTTCCGAGTAAAATTATTCATTACtctataatattaattttcaggATAAAAGCATAAATATTACTTAGTTATCATTTTTTTCCTTAATTACTCAAAAAAGATAtccattaattttttaaaaattataaactatttttaaaatttatactaGCCAGGGACGGAGCCACCCTAAAGGCTGGGGTGGGCTCCAGCCCATGTTTGATTTTTGGgcttatttaaaaatatggatgtagtttttttcttttttaaattttagctcattttagcccacaaattttaaaaataaaataacattgAGTATATCACAAATTTTAGCACAAATTTTAGCCAATAAATTTTTAGCCCAGGATCCAAACTTTTTCTGGCTACGTCCCTGTTACTAACATTTACCGAAAGTGATTTTTtctcccaaaaaaaaaacatgtttttaaaaaaaacactttTACGATAAAAGAAAATAATCCACCTTTTGATGTGGATCTGTATCATGGAAATGATGTTAGAACATACAAACAAAGTATTTAAAAAACTATGAAACATAGtcttttaattataaaatatgaaaataaatattaagcAAAATGAACTCTTTTTCTAACAAATTTTTAAGTCATCACTGCCTTTGCTTGTATCTcagcaatattattttaaatattaatattaacaaCCAAAATATTTGATAATCAGGCGAATTATTAATGCAAATAATTATGaatataattaatattgaaTAAATATAACCTGCTTCATTAATACATATATGAACACGACGGGGACAAATAAATGCTGGGAAAAAAGATACAAGGATATCGTTTCTAGGTTAGTTTTTCCACTCTTTTTCGCAATTTGTCCGATCAGATTCCTCATATACTTAATTCCCATTTCCACATATATTCATTTTCCGATATCTGCATTGAAATGCATGTGCATGTGCAAATTTACGTGCATGAACAAATAAATACGAGGAAATAATGATCTGGGCTTGGATCGACATTCCTTTTATCAACACTATTCTTATTATTATGCAGGTTGATTTGAGCACCATTGTTGTATATGAAATTGCTTGGTAATTTTGGCTGCATTTTTCAAATTTCCGGCTCAGGTAAATTTAACTTGCGACTTTCgtttttattttaatgttttcgATTTGTTATTTTTCTGTATTTTGGTTAATCTTGTGATTTTATGAATTCCCctggatttaaaatttattgaatGCAACGGGTTGGAACCGTTCGAGTTCTACGTTTTAGTATTATTTTTGTACACTGGGCTGGGATGACAACAAAAAACTATAGAGCTTGTTCAGTAATTTGGATGAGCAATTCAACTTCGGCAGAGGAGAAAGTAGGATTGGATCTTGTGAGCACGAAAGATACACTAAATTTCGACTCGATTAatggttaatttttttttatagataagtGGAtgttttttttgtgaatttgtGTAGGAATACACTAATCGAATGAGAATTTAAGCACTGCGAAAAGCCATTTTTTTAGTGGAAGTGAATGAAGGTTTCGTTTTTTTGCATTTAATTAGGCGCTGGGTCTAGTGGAGTGATTTTAACTACTTGTGAACTGCAGGAGACTGAGAATTTTGTTTGAAACGAGGATTCCACGTGCCAATGTCAAGTTCATCTCCTGTGAAACGAACATTTCGAAAAGCTTTATCTTTGTCTCGAAAAAATAAGTAAGATCGTCAGCTAGTGTCTCCAAAAATGATGCATTCATGCTAACGAACTAAGGTCTAGTACTAACATTGTTGAAAATTTTATATCTCCAGGGTGCCAAACGGAACCACAGAAGCGGATGATCCAGATATCTCGAGGGTTGCTCAACTGGTCGACCAGCTGCACGCCAACGTGACGTCTGCACATGAAAAAGAACTTACCACGGCTCGTTTGCTAGGTATTGCAAAAACAAGAAAAGAAGCTCGAGCTTTTATCATTTCACATGACCAAGCAATGCCGTTGTTTGTGTCCATTCTTCGAAATGGAACTCTGCCAGCAAAAATAAATGTTGCTGCAACTTTAAGCATTCTGTGTAGAACCAAGGATTTTCGAGTAAAAGTGCTTCTAGGTGGATGCATACCACCTCTACTCTCACTTTTGAAATCAAATGCAACTGAGGCTCGGAAGGCAGCTGCTGAAGCCATATATGCCGTGTCATCCAGTGGAATTTCAGATGATCAAGTAGGCATGAAAATATTTGTTACCGAAGGTGTGGTTCAAACTTTATGGGATCAGCTCAATgctaaaaataatgataaaacAGTAGAAGGATTTGTCACTGGAGCGTTGAGAAATCTGTGTGGCGATAAAGAAGGATATTGGCAGGCAATTCTTGACGTCGGTGGAGTGGATATTATTGTGGGACTTCTCTCTTCGGAAAATTCCACTTCACAATCCAATGCTGCTTCTCTCTTAGCACACATGATTCTAGATTTTCCAGATAGTGTCATGAAAATAGTTGATTCAGGTGCGGTCAAATCCTTGCTCAGGCTCTTAAGTGATAAGAAGGATGTCACTGTGCGAGCCAGTGCTGCCGAGGCATTAGAAGCTCTTTCTATAAAATCAAAAAAAGGCAAGGAATCTATTGTTGATGCGCAGGGCATGCCATTGCTTATTGGAGTTGTGGTTGCTCCTTCCAAAGAAGGGATTCAAGGAGAGGTAGCAGAGGCTCTTCAACGGCATTCAATGCAAACTTTAGCAAATATATGTGGTGGGatgtttaaattaattattcatCTTGGAGAGCTTTCTCAGTCCTCAAGGTTAGCTGCTCCAGTTGCTGATATAATTGGAGCTCTTGCTCATTGTCTGATGGTTTTCAAGCAGAATGGTGATGTAGAACCATTCGAATCAACAAAGATTGAGAGCATATTAGTTATGCTTTTGAAACCCAGAGATAATAAGCAAGTTCAGGAGCGCCTTCTAGAGGCCATGGCCGGCCTATATGGTAACGCATATCTATCAGTTTCCATCAGTCAATCAGAAGCTAAAAAGGTGCTTGTTGGGCTCATAACCATGGTGTCTGGTGATGCTCAGGAgtgttttattttttcattaatacgGTTATGTACTGAGGGGGTAAGTGTATGGGAAGCATTAGGAAAGAGAGAAGGGATTCAGTTGCTTATCTCATCATTCGGGTTATCCAATGAAAAACACCAAGAATACGCAGTTAAGATGCTTTCAATCTTGACCAAACAAGTCGATGACAGCAAGTGGGCACTAACTTCGGCTGGTGGAGTTCCTCCACTTGTCCTATTACTAGAAGTTGGATCTGAGAAGGCAAGAAATGATGCAGCACATATTTTGTGGAATTTGTGCCATTACAGTGAAGAAATTAGAGTCATTCTTGAAAGTGCAGGAGCCGTTCCGGCATTTATATGGCTTCTTAAAAATGGTGGACCAGAAGAACAAGAAGTTTCTGCTAACACTCTAATAAAGCTTATCAAGAATGGAAATCCATCTTCCATCAATCAGTTGCTTGCTTTGCTCTTGGGGGACTCTCCAAGCGCCAAGACACACGTCATCAAAGTTTTGGGTCATGTTCTTTCCATGGCATCATTAAGTGATCTTGTGAATCCAGGTGCCACTGCTTATAAAGGTCTGAAGGCACTTGTCCAGCTTTTCAATTCATCAAACGAGAGGACTCGAGAGCATGCTGCATTGGTGTTGGCTGATTTATTCATCAATCGGCAAGATTTATGTGATGGTCTCAAGACAGACGAAGCTGTGAATCCTTGTATGAAAATATTAACCAGCAACACTCAAGGCATTGCAACTAAGTTCCCTCAGGCACTGAATTCTGTATCCCACCCAATCAAGTTTAAGAAAATGAGTAAGACATCATACATCTCAGAAGGTGACATCAAGCCTTTGATCAGAAAAGCCAAAACATTACAAATAGATTCTGCAGAAAGGGCAATGGCTGCATTGTCTTATGAATTGTCGGATCCCCAAGTAGCTGCAGAAGCATTGGCAGAAGATATTGTTTCCGCCATAACACGAGTTTTGGGAGAAGGGTCTTTGGAAGGTAAGCAAAGCGCCTCTCGTGCTCTTCATCAATTACTGAAGCATTTTCCGGTAGGCGATGTGCTGACTGGTAGCTCTCAGTGTCGAtttattgttcttgaggtgaTTGATTCCTTGAATGCCACGGATGTTGATAGCACCGAGTTTCTTGATACTTTAGAAGTTGTTTCACTATTGTCACGGACAAAACTTGGCCACTCCTCCTATTCACCATGGTCTGGACTCGCCGAAGTTTCGTCAAGTTTAGACCCTCTGTTGCACTGCCTATGCGAGGGACCTACATCAGTACAAGATAAAGCTATTGAAATTTTGTCTAGACTTTCTACGGATCAACCAGCTGCTTTAGGCGACGTATTGGTCTCAAATTCAAAGTCGATTGGTAATTTGGCTATTAGAATAATGAATTCCAGAAGCCAAGAAGTGAGAGTTGGGGGAACAACGTTGCTAATTTGTGCTGCCAAGGAACATAAAATCCAATCAATACATGCACTGGAGGCATCTGGGTACTTGAAACCTCTTATTTACACGTTAGTGGATATGATGAAGCAGAACTCTAGTTGCTCGTCTGTTGAAATTGAAGTTAGGACCCCTAGAGCTTATAGAGATAGATCAGATTTTCAGGGTTAGAGATGATTTCGATGTGCCTGATCCTGCAACGGTCTTGGGAGGTACTGTTGCCTTGTGGTTGCTATCTATAATTTCTTCATTTCATTCAAAGAGTAAAATCACAATGATGGAAGCCGGAGCACTGGAAATTCTTTCTGACAAGTTTGCAAGACATGCTAATCGTGATCAGGTAGTGTTCAGAACCAGTTCATCTCCATTCCACATTACATATCTTTGTTATTCTTCTATTTTTCTCTTTATCTTCTTCTAAATTTTCTTTCTAAAATGATACACTTTTCTCAGGCAGTTTTCGAAGATACGGAGGGTATATGGATCAGTGCCCTTCTAGCGGCTATATTGTTTCAGGATACTGATGCTGTCTCCTCTTCTACGGCCATGAGTTTTATACAATCACTATCAGTCCTCTTCAATTCAGCTGAAATGATTGATAGATTCTTTGCTGCTCAGGCGTATGCTAGCCTTGTTGGCCATGAAAATAAGGAAATAAATCTAGCAATAGCAAATTCAGGTACAGTTTCTGGCTTGATGTCCCTGATAGGACATATTGAATCAGATATGCCGAATGTGATGGCCTTGTCTGAAGAATTTTCCTTAGTAAAAAATCCCGACCAGATAGTTCTTGAAAGCTTATTCCAAATCGATGAAATTAGAGTAGGTCCTGTTTCTCAAAATACTATTCCTCTACTTGTTGATTTATTGAGACCCATTCCAAATAGGCCAGGAGCCCCATCCTTCTCGGTTCGCCTTTTGACAAAAATTGCACATGGAAATGATACCAATAAATTATTCATTGCTGAAGCTGGAGCACTGGATGCTCTGACCAAGTATCTATCATTGAGCCCTCAAGACTTGACCGAGGCAACGGTATCCGAATTACTAAGAATAATGTTCAGTAATCCCGATCTTGTTCAATATGAATCGGCTCTCAGTTGCATGAATCAACTTGTAGCTGTTCTTCATCTGGGATCAAAAAGTGCGAGATTGAGTGCCGCTAGAGCCATAAACGAACTCTTTGACTCGAAAGAAATAAGAGATTCTGAAGCATCAATCCAGGCCATTCAGCCTTTGGCAGATATGCTGGATACGCCTTTCGAGTACGAACAACAGACTGCTTTAAGTGCTTTAATTAAGTTGACTTCAGATAATTATGCAAAGGCAGCTATGCTGGCTGAAGTTGAAGGCAATCTTCTTGTCTGCCTCCATAAAATCATCTCATCTGTTGCTAATTTGAAACTAAAGAGTGATGCTGCAAAATTGTGCTGTATTCTTTTCGGGAATTCAAGAATTCGAGAATCGCCAATCACCTCAGAATGCATAGGACCTCTCATATTGTTGATGCAGTCTGATGAAGAAACAGCTGTGGAATCTAGTGTGCGGGCTttggggagattgttggaagaTGAAAACCAGGTGGATATTACATCTTCTCATGATCTTGTTGGGAAGCTCGTTTATCTGGTTTCCGGAACAAATCATCTGCTTATTGAAGCAAGCATATCCACACTAATTAAACTGGGGAAAGATAGAACTCCAAGGAAATTGGAAATGGTAAACCTTGGAATTATAGATAACTGTCTCAAGTTACTCCCGACTGCTCCAAACTCATTGTGTACCACTATTGCAGAGCTCTTCCGAATCTTGACAAACAGTAGTGCTATTTCAAAAAGCCTAGCTGCTGCAAGAAGTGTAGAGCCTTTCTTTATGCTACTGTTCAAGACGGATTTTGACCTTCAGGGACAGCACAGTGCCCTACAAGTTCTTGTCAACATTTTGGAGAAGCCACAAAGTCTTTCAAGGTGTAAACTTACTCCTAACCAAGTCATTGAACCTTTAATTTCGGTTCTTGAATCCCCATCACAGGCGATCCAGCAGCTGGGTGCCGAGTTATTGTCTCACTTTCTTGATCAAGAACATTTTCCGCAAGATATGCTTACAAAAAATGCAATTCTTCCTCTTGTTCATCTTGTGGGGATCGGGATTCTGAATTTACAACAAACTGCAATAAAGGCATTGGAAAATATCTCCTTGAGTTGGCCAAAGGAAGTTTCTGATGCTGGTGGTATATTTGAGCTCTCCAAGGTTATTGTTCAGGAAGACCCTTTACCTTCTGATGATTTGTTGGAATCTGCTGCATTAGTACTCTCAAATCTTCTGCGTTTTGATGCTGACTACTACTTCAGAGTTCCGGTAGGGGTACTTGTAAAGATGTTATATTCAGGTCTTGAGAGCACAGTTGTGGTCGCCATAAATTCACTGATAGTTCAAGAAAAGGCTGATTCTTCAAGTGCTGAACTGATGGCTGAGGCTGGTGCAATAGATGCTTTGCTAGATCTAGTAAGGTCTCACCACTGTGAAGAAGTATCGGGTACTCTACTAGAAGAACTATTTAATAATACTCGGGTAAGGGAAATGAAGGCTTGTAAATATGCAATTGCCCCTCTCGCCCAGTATTTGCTCGACCCACAGACCAGATCTGAAAATGGCCGACTTCTTGCCGCTCTTGCTCTTGGTAACCTCTCCCAACACGAAGGTCTGGCTAGGGCTAGTGATTCTGCCTCTGCTTGCCGAGCTCTGGTGTTCCTCCTCGAAGATCAGCCCACGAAAGATATGCAAATCGTGACAGTTTGTGCATTGCAGAACTTTGTCATGCACAGCAGAACAAATAGGAGAACCGTCGCTGAAGCAGGTGGTGTATTGAGGATTCAAGAACTGCTGCTGTCCTCGGATTCAGAAGTTGTAGATCAGACAGCACTGCTTGTTAGATACTTATTTTCGAATCATACCCTTCAAGAATACGCATCAAATGAACTAATCAAATCTTTGACTGGTAATTCACCGTTCATATTCCTATTTCATTTCTTCATGTGTTTTCAACGTCCTACTTTAGTTTTGCTTTTCAGTAGATAGGATAAATCTATCTTCAAATTATCAAATCTTTGAACTCAAATCATACTTCAGGAGCTTCTAATCAATTCGTTTTCCACGTGCAGCTGTTTTAGAGAAAGAAGAGTCATCTAGATCCAGCgtaaaagaagaagaaattttGAAGACCATACATGTTATCCTTTCCAATTTTCACAAGCTCCATGTTTCTGAAGCAACGACACTATGTATACCCCATTTATTAACTGCACTAAAGTCTGGTACTGAGGCTGCTCAAGATTCTGCATTGACAACCTTGTGCTTACTGAAACATACGTGGTCGACCATACCAATAGACATGTCAAAATCTCAAGCTATGGTTGCAGCCGAAGCCATTCCTTTCCTACAAATCCATATGAAAACTTGCCCACCGAATTTTCTTGATAGAATTGAAAGCTTACTCCACTCTTTACCAGGTTGTTTAACCGTTGCAATAAAGCGTGCAGACAATTTGAAGCAAGTGACAGGAGGCACTAATGCGTTTTGTCAACTGAGCATAGGCCATTGCCCTGCTAGGTACACTAAGGTATCATCAAatgataatttatttagtcaaacataaaaataaatcaatctTGAACATGTGTGTGTGCAAATTATTAGGTTGTGAGCCACAACACGTCTCCAGAATGGGAAGAAAAGTTCACATGGGCTTTTGATGTACCACCTAAGGGCCAAAAGTTAAATATTGTTTGCAGAAGCAGGAATACTTTTGGAAAGGTAAACTGCTTTTCTATTTAACTCTAAACATGGTACAGCAAAAGAGGGG containing:
- the LOC140807488 gene encoding LOW QUALITY PROTEIN: protein CELLULOSE SYNTHASE INTERACTIVE 3-like (The sequence of the model RefSeq protein was modified relative to this genomic sequence to represent the inferred CDS: deleted 1 base in 1 codon) codes for the protein MSSSSPVKRTFRKALSLSRKNKVPNGTTEADDPDISRVAQLVDQLHANVTSAHEKELTTARLLGIAKTRKEARAFIISHDQAMPLFVSILRNGTLPAKINVAATLSILCRTKDFRVKVLLGGCIPPLLSLLKSNATEARKAAAEAIYAVSSSGISDDQVGMKIFVTEGVVQTLWDQLNAKNNDKTVEGFVTGALRNLCGDKEGYWQAILDVGGVDIIVGLLSSENSTSQSNAASLLAHMILDFPDSVMKIVDSGAVKSLLRLLSDKKDVTVRASAAEALEALSIKSKKGKESIVDAQGMPLLIGVVVAPSKEGIQGEVAEALQRHSMQTLANICGGMFKLIIHLGELSQSSRLAAPVADIIGALAHCLMVFKQNGDVEPFESTKIESILVMLLKPRDNKQVQERLLEAMAGLYGNAYLSVSISQSEAKKVLVGLITMVSGDAQECFIFSLIRLCTEGVSVWEALGKREGIQLLISSFGLSNEKHQEYAVKMLSILTKQVDDSKWALTSAGGVPPLVLLLEVGSEKARNDAAHILWNLCHYSEEIRVILESAGAVPAFIWLLKNGGPEEQEVSANTLIKLIKNGNPSSINQLLALLLGDSPSAKTHVIKVLGHVLSMASLSDLVNPGATAYKGLKALVQLFNSSNERTREHAALVLADLFINRQDLCDGLKTDEAVNPCMKILTSNTQGIATKFPQALNSVSHPIKFKKMSKTSYISEGDIKPLIRKAKTLQIDSAERAMAALSYELSDPQVAAEALAEDIVSAITRVLGEGSLEGKQSASRALHQLLKHFPVGDVLTGSSQCRFIVLEVIDSLNATDVDSTEFLDTLEVVSLLSRTKLGHSSYSPWSGLAEVSSSLDPLLHCLCEGPTSVQDKAIEILSRLSTDQPAALGDVLVSNSKSIGNLAIRIMNSRSQEVRVGGTTLLICAAKEHKIQSIHALEASGYLKPLIYTLVDMMKQNSSCSSVEIEVRTPRAYEIDQIFRVRDDFDVPDPATVLGGTVALWLLSIISSFHSKSKITMMEAGALEILSDKFARHANRDQAVFEDTEGIWISALLAAILFQDTDAVSSSTAMSFIQSLSVLFNSAEMIDRFFAAQAYASLVGHENKEINLAIANSGTVSGLMSLIGHIESDMPNVMALSEEFSLVKNPDQIVLESLFQIDEIRVGPVSQNTIPLLVDLLRPIPNRPGAPSFSVRLLTKIAHGNDTNKLFIAEAGALDALTKYLSLSPQDLTEATVSELLRIMFSNPDLVQYESALSCMNQLVAVLHLGSKSARLSAARAINELFDSKEIRDSEASIQAIQPLADMLDTPFEYEQQTALSALIKLTSDNYAKAAMLAEVEGNLLVCLHKIISSVANLKLKSDAAKLCCILFGNSRIRESPITSECIGPLILLMQSDEETAVESSVRALGRLLEDENQVDITSSHDLVGKLVYLVSGTNHLLIEASISTLIKLGKDRTPRKLEMVNLGIIDNCLKLLPTAPNSLCTTIAELFRILTNSSAISKSLAAARSVEPFFMLLFKTDFDLQGQHSALQVLVNILEKPQSLSRCKLTPNQVIEPLISVLESPSQAIQQLGAELLSHFLDQEHFPQDMLTKNAILPLVHLVGIGILNLQQTAIKALENISLSWPKEVSDAGGIFELSKVIVQEDPLPSDDLLESAALVLSNLLRFDADYYFRVPVGVLVKMLYSGLESTVVVAINSLIVQEKADSSSAELMAEAGAIDALLDLVRSHHCEEVSGTLLEELFNNTRVREMKACKYAIAPLAQYLLDPQTRSENGRLLAALALGNLSQHEGLARASDSASACRALVFLLEDQPTKDMQIVTVCALQNFVMHSRTNRRTVAEAGGVLRIQELLLSSDSEVVDQTALLVRYLFSNHTLQEYASNELIKSLTAVLEKEESSRSSVKEEEILKTIHVILSNFHKLHVSEATTLCIPHLLTALKSGTEAAQDSALTTLCLLKHTWSTIPIDMSKSQAMVAAEAIPFLQIHMKTCPPNFLDRIESLLHSLPGCLTVAIKRADNLKQVTGGTNAFCQLSIGHCPARYTKVVSHNTSPEWEEKFTWAFDVPPKGQKLNIVCRSRNTFGKTTLGRVTIPIDKVVNEGSYSDLLNLGQDTNKDSSSRTLELEMAWSNSTLNENV